In Chiloscyllium punctatum isolate Juve2018m chromosome 26, sChiPun1.3, whole genome shotgun sequence, the sequence TGTAATCTTGTGTGTATCTCAACTGAATTCAGTAAAATACGCTTTCTTGAGTTGATGTTTGAATGCATTTGCAAGTGTCTCTAATGTCAGAGATTCCAGAGCGATGATCCTTCAGCTGTTCCTAGGTATCACATTTTGTTCATAGGACTGTCTTGgttttgaagttaaaaatcacataatagcaagttacagtccaacaggtttattaggaagcactagctttcggaggtactgctccttcatcaggtagctgtgctccgaaagctagtgcttccaaataaacctgttggactatagcctgctatagtgatttttaactttatccaccccagtccaacactagcccCTCCACATCTTGGTTTTGAAGAAGTTAATATGATGGAATAGGTTCCATGAGTGTGTATTCTGGCTATAGCGTCATagaatacagtgtggaagcaggccattcagcccattgagtccacactgccaGTCCGCAAAGTACCTCACCTTACCCTCTTCCCtgtacccctgcatttcccatggctaatcctcctaacatacacatccctggacactatggacaagcTAGCATAGCCaacccacctaacttgcacatatttggactgagagaggaaactaCAGCctcctgaggaaacccacacagagggagaatgtgcaaacaccatacctgagggtggaattgaaccggggGTCACTGGCACTGAGAGGCCCACTTTTACCATTGTGCTTCCCTACATTGTTGGAGGAAAAGGAAGTTATACACTTTACCAAAGGATACAAGGTAAAGTTTCTAAAAGTTCTTTATAACCTAGAATTTTGATAATGATTCCAAAATCAAATATAGTTTATTTCTAAATATTAGATTAACTTTTATTTCTATAAGTTTCCACTGGTCAATTTTGCAACTAATTTAATTTGAATAATCAGTCATGACTTAATTTGTTGCATGATGGTAAGTATTCTAATCATGCCAAGTAAATAAGCATAAGATTAATTGGTTGTAAAATAAACTCACTGACCAAGCTTCCATTTTAACAAAATTATCTAACCCTAATATTTGAAGTACTTAATGTCTACATGATCTTTTACGAAGCACTTATTATATTGCCTGCTATTTAGTTCCTTTTGcctctcctttttttaaaaaccacTGCATAATTTCAGTTCTCGACAGTAAATGGCATCACCCACATGCCTGTTCCAATCTGGCATGCATGCTCCTTAAGTCTTTTTCAATTATCATTTATTGCTGTTGACTTTGACTTTTGTAGCATCTGTAATCATTTAAATTGTACCCTGTCTAGTGAGGGTTAACTAAATATCTCAAAGCACACTAGTGCTAAAACTGATCCCTTATGGTGATATACCTATCTCTCTTTGCCAAAATGTAGGAAGTAAGAAGAACGTAGTTTGGATTAATTAGCGATACAAAAGTTACTTCGAGAGAGCTCCTGTAGATGAATGAAAGCATATAATTGCAAAGAACATGTAAACTCAGTGCTAGAACACAGTCCTGTTTAATTGCAATGCAGATGTCAGTtttgattagatttcctacaccaaccctctgaaggatAATCTACCCAgaccccatttccctctgactaatgcacctaacattatgggcaatttagcatagctaattcacctgacctgcacatctttggaccatgggagggaacccacgcaggcacaaggagattatgtggaatttgcacagacagttgcccaaggctggaatcaaacctggaaccccggtgctgtaaggcagcagtgcaaaccactgaaccaccgtgctgcctgAAACCACAATCTTGGTGTTATCAGCACCATTTGACGTGGCACTATCCTAGCTGGCCTCAACTACCTGAGCAgagatttattttttttttctttttcagcagcagtgaggcaggccccaagcagcaacagggagagtccttgcacgtgttcacacacacagtcacagtccTACACTGATCCAATTCTCCAAACAAAAtggggaaaacacccgagtggacAGTGACCAGCAGTGCCCTTCTCGGAGGACAATGCTGAGTCAGTATTTTTTTTCATGTGATCTCCACActcctatttatttatttttttttacaactccagggtgttggtggacaccgcgtgctccttctccaaggacacccgcagagatttatttattttttttttttcttttttttttctttattcttttttaGTGAAAAGACacagtgcacgaatctttattcaatttccaccaccaggaagataggaatgacacccgagtggccagtgacaagcactgcccttcacatcaaagggcaatgctgtgtgatcaaaacagtgaaggggagggtagggactaaatcaaaatagagttggagggggaaatgatgcactccactccctgcggcgcccacctctccctgaacgactccagggtgtcggtggacaccgcgtgctccttctccaaggacacccgcagagatttattttttttttttttttttttttttcacaaagtgcacgaatctttattcaatttccaccaccaggaagataggaaagacacccgagtggccagtgacaagcactgcccttcaaaccacagggcaatgctgtgtgagcaaaacagtgaaggggagggtagggactaaatcaaaatagagttggagggagaaatgacgcactccactccctgcggcgcccacctctccctgaacgactccagggtgtcggtggacaccgcgtgctccttctccaaggacacccgggctctaacgtaaccccggaagaggggcaggcagtcggccctaacaacccccATCTcctggttaattttttttttcttagggaggcaggccccaagcagcaacaggaacagtccttgcacagtcacagaatgatccagtctccaaagggatctcctggttatatattttttttttttttctttttttttttttcttttttttttcccaagcagcaacaggaacagtcctcgcaCGGTCACAGTCACAGAATGATCCAgtctctccagaagggaaggaaacactcaagtggccagtcacaactccagggtgtcagtggacacccgcgtgctccttctccaaggacacccgcaGAGATTTAAACAGCTGAATGGTTTAATCTTATTGGCTTGAACTCTTAATAAGAGTTTATCTACAGTGTTAAGTATTTAGATTACTTGCCAAACATCCCAATTTGCTACTATGTGCTTTTGAATATACAAAATAAATTTAATACCCATCTGCTTTATTGGCTAAACTACCAATTTGCATTCACTTCCCTTCCAACTGTAGTAGTTTTTTGAGGGAGATAGCAAGTGTGTTTGAGGACTATTCTCTACAATTCATGAAAAATTTGTCAATCATAAAACAGTGAATGACCATTTTTAAATTCACTGTCTGTGTGCATCTCTGGCTGGAGCAGCATTTATTACTcaactctaattgcccagagagcagttgaaAGTCAACAGTACtggtgtggatctggagtcacgtgcagGCCATGCCAGCTAAAGATgactgatttccttccctaacgTGAACTAAGtgtatttccccccccccccccccccaacaatccACAATGACTTAACGGTCATCCTTACACCCAAAATTCCAGATTCTTTGAATTcgaattccactatctgccatgtcaGAACATATAGTTGAGTTCCTGGAATAATAGTCTAGTGAAAATACAACTAGGTCATTGCCTCTCCAAAAACCTTTGGAGTTTTGATGATCTTGCTGCCTGTGACTGGAGATCATCTCATATGGCAGACTGGATTTATTTTTAACTCAAACAAAACCAAACTTTAAAAGTTAATCTAATTTTCCATTGATCCATACCAAATAGCCATACACATTATTTGTGTTTTGAGTTACACTGACTCAATGTCTATTTCTCTCTTTACAGCTCCAGCTGGTTCTGTTGTGTATTCACTGCATCTTGTTTTGATTTCAGGTTTCTAGCAGTATTTTATTTGTCAGTGCATATTTCAACAACTTACAACATGCAGTAATTTCAGACTACACCCACATAACTGAAATGAAGTACATCTTTATTATTGTACAGGCAATGAGGTTTGGACTAAATTTGGGAATTGCTTGAAAGGTAACTTTTTAAATTAAATTTCAGAATTGTTACCCACATAATAAAACAAAAAAGGCCAACTGCACACTCCCAGTAGGAAGTACATTGTGGTCCATAGAGTCTATGGACTGAAAATCTGTGTCTGCCAACAATTTTCCATAAATGCAGTCCCTAAAGATTAAAGTTAAAAAAGAACAACACTTCGGTGTGCAAAACAAGTTACATATTTCTTTTCTTGCACAAAATCCCCAATTTACATGTCATGTTTGTTTCTAATATTCCACATTGGAGCAGtttaattcaaacttgattgaaatGAAACTGCAAATATTTCCTCCATTTAGACATCAGGATTACCTGCACACAATTGTACTTGGCCTTAGGTGGCTGTTCTCAGAGTAGTGAGTGGGGTAATCAGAGAAATTGTTTGTCAAGGTGGTGTTCCGCCTTTTCAAAACGTCAGTCATGTGAATTTCCACACAACCACCCACCTATGCCTTCTAAACAGCATTCTGAACCAAGTTATCAAGAATATGTTATTTCCACCCACAGATATCAAACTATACAGAGAAAAACTCTCTCAGTAAACAAGGGGAAAAATATCAAATACATCCATCCATCCTCTGTCAGCATAGTTTTCTTGCTGTAATTCCCCATATTATTAAATTAAGTTTTTGGATGTTCAGAAGTCAGTAATCATCCTCTTCGTCAGAATCCATTACTCTTCTTCTGTTAAACTGAAACAAAGAAAGTATATGAAAAGTGTCAGTTTTTTCAAAACTCTGTGTGGTTTCTATATCCAGTTCAAATCCTATTAGTTCAATGCAGAGCGTTTATTTTATAATCACGTCGCTCTTCCAAATATTTAACTCCAAGCTCTACCTAAAGAGCAAATTTTGCTCTAAATTTTGAGATAATTTGGGGAGAGGAAAGTAGCTGCTAATCTAAAAGCTCTATTTCCCAACAAAGCATATTTAAGTAATGGGAGCAGCAAGATTAGTATCTGTTCACACAACAGTGCTCCAGCCTTTAAGAAAAATAATCCACGTGCTTACATTCCCTGAATCATGCAGATGTTTTAAGATCTATTTATGAAAAGCATTTTTTATTATTTCAAAGATTAGCAAAGATGAGCACTTCTATAATATTTTATTTTCCTAAATGATTAGTTAGTGGAGTTAAGCCCAGGAGACTTCCATATTATGAATAAAGCAGGAAGGTATCGCTGTATGGTAGACCTGTAACCAATACAATTGGCTCATTTGTCTCAGATGTTTGAGATACAGTCAAGAAAATTGCGCTCCTAATCAACCAAATAATATAACTTTTATTGGGGGAGTATTGGTGGGGGGGAAAGAGATCATATTTCTTTGGAAAATGGGCACTTTACAATTCAAGTCATGGTTTAAATTGCCTTTTTAGGTTGATAAATGGCATGTTTGGATTGTGTGGCTCATCATGCAGCATCTTAAAGGAATGTTATTTATCTCAATAGTGAGGTTTGGGCACATTTCAAATTCCTTTAGTAAAATTACAGGATGTTTTAGATCCTGGTCTATATCTTTTGATTTTAATTTTCAAATTGTCCAAAACAAACACTTTACACAATTTCATCAAAATAGCTAAAGCATCTATtttacttccattttcaaaagaTGAATGCATCTGTAGCCCCACTACATTTCAAATTGAACCAGACTGTTTTGCTAAAACTGTAAGATAATAAAACAGATTTTTAAAGATTAAATATATTAGAGTTTAAATCATTAGGCAATACAACCCGAATATATCAGTTACAAATATCAGCAATTACCTTGACAATAGTTTGCTTTCCCGTTTGTTGGTTGACTTTCTCAAGGATTTCAATCAATTCTAATTCAGAAATCTAAAAACAAACAGTATAATAAGGTTTTCTACATTTGTCGTGAGGTCATGTCATATTTTGTGTTCATGATGTGTGAACTTAAAATAAATGAGGAACAAAACATTCCAGACAGCCACAACAACTGGCCTCATATTCTACTTAAGTTAGGATTTACTGTAAACTCAAACATTGAAAAATATTTAAAGTATTAATTAGCTTCTTCATCTCTCATCTGGTCATGGGGAACTTCCCAAGAAGCCTTTCCCACTTACATGTCTGAGCACAGCACTCAGAAATACCAGCGGTTTTGCGCAATCATTACTAGGTGGCTTTTTCTCAGTGGTCAGCATAGGCTGGGACAACTAGCCACAACTAGCCTCTTTATGGTATAATTAGAGAATGATAAGAATGAAACTGTATCCTACATTTCATGATCTACCATGATGGGATCAGCAGCTAGAATGATCAGAAACTAGAATCATTTTAGTTTGCTAAAGGTAACTGCAGTCAATTAagacaaaaataaaaacattttctAAATGCATGAAAAACAGTAACATTAGAACATAACTAGGAGTATTAGAATAGGTGGCCTTTGAAGCTCTTTcttccattcaataaggtcaAATCTAatgaacagccagaaatcgtgttacatattggcaccaatgatatagccaggaaaaggatcaaggatataaaaagtgatttcagggagttaggatggaagctgcaaagcaggacaaacagagtagtgttctctagtttaataccggtgccacgagatagtgaggggAGGAACAGGGAGCGGACGCAGCTTAATAtgtggctgcacagctggtgtaggagggagggcttcagatatgtagataattgggatgccttctggggaaggtgggacctgtacaagaaggacgggttgcatctgaactgaaagaggaccaatgtcctgggtggaaggtttgctcgagtagttcgagagggtttaaactagtatggcggggggtgggaacctgagctgtataccggagatgAGAGTTGATGAAGATTAGgaaatagcaagaggtagaccagctagtgggaaggaaccaagggattagttaaagtgtgtttgctttaacacaaggagtatcagaaataaaagtgatgaacttagagcatggatcagtatctGGTGCTATGacgttgtggccataacagagacataggtttctcaggggcaggaatggttgctggatgttccagggtttagagcatttaaaaagaatagggaggggggacaaagtgtagggggtgtagcactactaatcagagagggtatcacagctacaggaGCTTCCATTGTCAAGGAAGATCtgctactgagtcagtatggatggaaattaggaacagcaagggagcagtcacctcgttaggggtttactacaggcctcccccaatagcagcagggagatagaagaaagcataggtcggcagattttggaaaagtgtggacatagtagggttgttgtaatgggtgactttaactttcccaatattgattggaacctccttcgagcagaagatttgaatgaagctgtttttgtaaggtgtgttcaggagggtttcctaactcagaaggttgacaggccgacaaggggagaggccattcgagaattggtgctcggaaacgagccggggcaggtatcagatcttgtggtgggagagcattttggagatagtgaccccaactgcctcacattctacatagctatggagaaggagaggattaggcaaaatgggaggaaaAGTTAATTGGGGaagtggagactgtttaaggaacagtgatgaataaatatgtccctctgagacaggcaagaagtggtaagataaaggaaccttggatgacgagagcggtggagcttcttgtcaaaaggaaaaaggtagcttacgtaatgtggaggaagctagggtcgagctcagctctagaggattacaggcaggcgaggaaggagctcaaaaatggtctgaggagagccaggagggggcaggagaaaggcttggcagaatggattagggagaacacaaaggcattttacacttatgtgatgaataagagaatggttaaagaaagagtagggccgatcagggatagcatagggaatttgtctgtggagtctgaggaggtacgggaagccctaaatgagttttttgcttctgtctttacgaaagaaacaaactttgtagtgaatgaaacctttgaagagcaggtgtgcatgctggaatggatagagatagaggaagctgatgtgctgaaaattttgtcaaacattaagattgacaagtcaccagccccgaccagatttgtcctcagctgctttgggaaacaagaaatgcaattgcttcaccacttgcgaagatctttgcatcctcgctctccactggagtcgtacctgaggactggagagaggcaaatgtaattcctctcttcaagaaaggaaatagggaaatccccggcaattacagaccagtaagtctcacgtcggtcgtctgcaaggtgttagaaaggattctgagggataggatttatgaccatctggaaaagcatggcttgattaaatgcagccaacacggctttgtgaggggcaggtcatgcctcacaaacattatcgagttctttgaggatgtgactagaaaaattgatgagggtcgagctgtggatgtggtgtatatggacttcagcaaggcatttgataaggttccccatggtaggctcattcagaaggtcaggaggaatgggatacaggggaacttagctgtctagatacagaattggctggccaacagaagacagcgagtggtagtagaaggaaaatattctgccggaagtcagtgatgagtggtgttttacagggttctgtccttgggcctctactgtttgtaattttattaatgacttggatgaggggattgaaggatgggtcagcaagtttgcagacgacacaaaggttggaggtgtcgttgacagtattgagggctgttgtaggctgcagcgggacattgacaggatgcagagatgggctgagaggtggcagatggagttcaacctggataaatgcgaggagatacattttggaaggtcgaatttgaaagctgagtacaggattaaggataggattcttggcagtgtggaggaacagagggatcttggtgtgcaggtacatagaccCCTAAAagggccacccaagtggacagggttgttaagaaagcatatggttttggctttcattaacagggggattgagtttaagagttgtgagatcttgttgcagctctataaaactttggttagaccgcacttggaatactgcgtccagttctggtcgaccTATTATAGgtaagatgtggatgctttggagagggttcagaggaggtttaccaggatgctacctggaatggagggcttatcttatgaagagaggttgactgagcttggacttttttcattggagaaagggaggaggagaagggacctaattgaggtatacaagataatgaaaggcatagatagagtcgatagccagagactatttcccagggcagaaatgactaacacgaggggtcatagatttaagctggttggaggaaagtatagacgggatgtcagaggcgggttctttacgcagagagttgtgagaccatggaatgtgttgccagcagcagttgtggaagcaaggtcattggggacatttaagagactactggacatgcatatgatcacagaaatttgagggtgcatacatgaggatcagtggtcagcacaacatcgtgggctgaagggcctgttctgtactgtgcTATATTCTATGTTAATCAACTCCGCCTTCCCACATTACCGTCACAATACTCAGTACTCAAAAGCTAATTAGATCAATTAACTCAATGCATCAGGCACTGAGAATTGTAGTGCATAACTCTACACAGTTAAAAAAAAGATTCTCATCAAACTCCTAAACGAGCTTATCTATGACCCCTTTCTAGACAGCCCAGCATCCACCCTGCCAAGTCCTTAATAATTTTGTCAGTTTCAACCTCTCATTCACCTGAATTCTagggaaaaaaaactttcattGCTCAACCTCTCCTTAAAGAACAATCACCTCATCCAAGGAATCTAACAAACTTTACTGTACTTCCCCTGATGTGGGTCCATCCATCCTTGGGTAAGAAGACTGAAAATATACACAGCATTACATTTCACACTAATAACTGTTGTAAAACAATCCCTTTGTATCGTACTACATGCATTCTTAATTGCTTCCTATAGCTgcatgttaattttttttaataagacaaaaatgatgaaaACTCAATTTTAATAGAGAGAAGCGCAGAAGTGATAATGCCTTACTTTTCCACCAAGCTGCCCAAACCTTGCCATCTGTATAAGGTAATTCTCCACCGATTTGGCTTTCTCAGGCTTCACCAGAGCCAAATTACTCACTGGAAATGAAAAAGTATAAAATGACATGAAGGACACAGGAAATATTTTAATGGAAGATTTCAGAAAAGGCCAACAAAAAGATACTTGCTAACCAAGGCATTTTGTAAAATCAGAATgcatcaataattttaaaaaatttccCAATCATTATCCCACTTGCTGGATGAAAGGAAATGTATTCTTGCAATGCTGTGCAAGAAGTAATACAACAAATTGCTAGTTGGAAATGTTATTCACACTAAGCACTAAGGGTGCAAAACATCCATCTCACAACCCAGCAATTCATTTCACTTGAActtcaaagttaaaaaaaaaactacaggTAAGTTTGCTTTTAGCATTTAATCACAGGAAATTTTAGTTAACCAGACAATTCTCACACAAGTTACTTACAAGACTAATCATTGAACTATGccttttaagaaaaaaaaactataCACAATAAACAAGGGTATAATGCTAATTTTTCAATCATGAACAGTATATGGACACCACCAGATGAGCAACAATGAGTAAATGGTTCTTTTACTTTCATCACCTGATATCAAAACCCCAGTAATACTCAGTAGGACAGGCAGCGTCTGTGAAGAAAGGAACAGTTAACCTTTTGGTGTGATGACTTCTCATCAGAACTGGAGAAACTTCAAGATGTAACAGGTTTTAGGCAAGTACAGAGAAGGTCTGTGGCAAGATGAACAGCAGGAGAgataaaacaaaaaatgctgtgAACTAAGAGATGGCAATGAGACAAGCAAAGCAACAAAAAGCTGTTGAGGTGGTGAAAATGGAAATCACAGAATCATCATCAATAGCTGTTGCCTGCTAAAAGATTTACACAAAGGTTTTGAGCTGAAATTGTTGAACTGAACATTTAATCCTAAGGGCTATCAAGTGTCTGTTTGAAAGATGAGATGCTGCTTCCAAAGATCTTCAATGAAACAGTGCAGAATGCTGAGGTTAGTGAGAACGGAACAGAAAATCAGAATTGTTGGTGAGCAGCTCCAGATGATACTTAGGAATTATTGGCACACTCACAGGATTCACCCAATCTGTGTCTGACCCATCCAACCCTCTCCCATCCACTCAATGTACAGGAGGTCATACATAAATACTGAATGCAATACACTAAATTGAAATGATATGCAATTAGCACTTTCATCTGAAAAATACTTTTGGGATCATGGATGACAGAAAGTAAAGAggtaaaatgcaaatattgcattTCTGATCTTGCCTGAGAGGATAGCTTGGCTGGGGTGCTCCTTTCAAATGCAAAGGGCACTGGAAAGGGAAGGAAGAGTTTGGTGGTGACAGCATGCAGGAGGTGGTGAAAATGAAGAGGACAAAATGTGGAATAGAAGGTGAAAATAAGGGAGACCAGACTGAGGTTTGGTGTGGTAAGGAAATTGAAGACCAGAAATTCAGGACATAGAATGGACGTTGCTAGAATCCTGTTAACAAAAGTGGAGGGAAACACACAGAACGTACTGGTTTGGAGGTGGGATTGACGAATTTGGATAAAGAAGCTGGAAAAAAATAGATTCTTTGAGGAAAGGGCATAGGATGAAGTATAGTTAAGACAGTTGTGGAAATGAGTGGTTTCTACTAGATGCTGGTTGATAGCCTATGCCTATCCCAACCCCTGAAATGGAGACAGAAAAGGGAAGAATCCAAAGTGGGTCACTAGAAAGCAAGGGCAGGATGGGAACTGAAAGCAACTTAAATTAAAGTTTCCAGTTCTGGACACCACAGGAAACACCACTGATACAACTGTCAATATATTCGAGAAAGAAATACAGAGATAAAATGCACCTTAGTAAGTCTGTACAACTTATATTCAAAGCTAAAGCAGGTCCAACCCAGGCCTGTACAGGTCCAACCACACCATTGATTGAGGATGCGAAAGGATTCAATAGACAAGCTATCCGAGTTCAGCATGGCAGAGGTGGTGGGGTGGACAGGACCAGTTGGGTCTCTATTTAAGAGAGAGATGGTATGCTTCAGACTCTTGTGCCTGGTGATGAAAGAACAAAGTGATTGGATGACCGGAAAAAGATGAAAAGGATGTGGATACAGCCAGAAAACTGGAAACCATTAAAGTAGCAGAGGATGTCAGAAGAGTTGGTCAGAAAAGTTGTAGAGAACAAGTAGAACCTAGACGTGAAGAAATCAGTTGTATGTGGCAAGAACAGAGCGAAATAATGACTTAACATAAACAACTGcattgtggatcttgggaaggagatagaggtaGAGTGAGCATTCATGTGGATCACCTCTCCATTGGGAAGAGGAAATGCAAATTGGGAGATTGCTTTACAACCACCTCTTCACACTGAAAACATCACCCTGAGCTTTTGGTCATCTGTCATTTTAATTCCAAACACTCTGAGTCTTCTGCCTCCTTCACTATTACAGTTAAGCTTAATTTAATGACAGGGAGCAGCACctcatctttgaattgtggataTTATAGTTCCTGACACATCACTGCATTCAATAACAGCAGACCATAGTCTCTGCTCACATTTTTCGGGATAGCAGCAATTTGGCTGTGCCTTCCTCTGAAAACACCTTTTATTTCTTTGTTTCATTGTCATCGCCTTCCACTTTCACTATTATCATTTGGTCATGTCATCAATCCTGAATTCCACCATGCACCTGTTACGTGCTAAAAACATGATACATTTCTATTTTTCTCTAGTTCCAAGGAAAGGTTATCaaactgaaatattaactctgcttttctccaCTGCCTGACCTGTCTTTATTTCATATTTCTAACATCAGCTGGATTTTGCTTCAGTATCAAATACCTATTTAATTTGTTCTTTGGCAGTTATATCATGTGCAAATGACCAGATTATAGAGACATTGGTAAACAAATTAACTGCTAGAACCATTAGTTATACATACTATCACTGCAACCACTAAACATATCCATTAATGGGATGAGAATTTTAACCAAGGTTTGAGGAATGGAAGCCAGTACAGCTCAATGAGTACCAGAGTACTGCATGTACTACACCAGTGTGTAAGATAggagagaggaagcagagttGTGGACAAATTAATGTGTCCAGTTGGTGGAGCACTGGTCGGCAGAATTCTTGAAGAGCTGAACCTGTAAATGACAAAGGCACAGCGTTTCAGCAACAAATGAGTTAAAGGAGA encodes:
- the pdcd5 gene encoding programmed cell death protein 5, whose product is MEDQELEMIRRQRLAELQAQRGDAPDDQQNQQEAKQRESEMRNSILAQVLDQSARARLSNLALVKPEKAKSVENYLIQMARFGQLGGKISELELIEILEKVNQQTGKQTIVKFNRRRVMDSDEEDDY